The Altererythrobacter sp. CAU 1644 genome has a window encoding:
- the zapE gene encoding cell division protein ZapE encodes MSGMLARYERLVASGELKADPDQRKAAERLSALQKDLEAETSGGLLSQFFARKQNQPRGVYMWGGVGRGKSMLMDLFVNSLGIPEKRRTHFHEFMLEVDRMMRAWRAKDPGDPIAKVARDLAQDVRCLAFDEMVVTNTADAAIMARLFTALIGDEGVTIVTTSNRPPHDLYKDGLNRSLFLPFIDLIEAELDVLELDGPVDYRLDRLGDLATWHTPLGDAATAQVREAFFRLTDFKPEDAANVPSAELDLGGGRTLHVPKSLKGVAVFSFKRLCSENRGASDYLAIARAYHTVIVVGIPQMGPDMRNEAIRFTKLVDALYEQKVKLFATAEAEPENLYQSGDGSFEFERTVSRLKEMQSADYMALGHGEQG; translated from the coding sequence ATGAGCGGCATGCTGGCGCGCTATGAGCGGTTGGTGGCCAGTGGCGAGCTCAAGGCCGACCCCGATCAGCGCAAGGCGGCGGAGCGCCTGAGCGCGCTGCAGAAAGACCTGGAGGCGGAGACTTCGGGCGGCCTGCTCTCGCAATTCTTCGCCCGCAAGCAGAACCAGCCCCGCGGGGTCTACATGTGGGGCGGCGTTGGTCGCGGCAAGTCGATGCTGATGGACCTGTTCGTCAACAGCCTCGGCATCCCGGAGAAGCGACGCACCCATTTCCACGAATTCATGCTGGAGGTCGATCGCATGATGCGCGCGTGGCGCGCGAAGGATCCCGGTGATCCCATCGCCAAGGTCGCCCGCGATCTGGCCCAGGACGTGCGCTGCCTCGCCTTCGACGAGATGGTCGTCACCAACACTGCCGACGCCGCGATCATGGCCCGGCTGTTCACCGCGCTCATTGGCGACGAAGGCGTGACAATTGTAACAACCAGCAACCGCCCTCCCCATGATTTGTACAAGGACGGGCTCAATCGCTCGCTGTTCCTGCCCTTCATCGACCTGATCGAGGCCGAGTTGGACGTGCTCGAGCTCGATGGGCCGGTCGACTACCGGCTCGATCGATTGGGCGATCTAGCAACCTGGCACACTCCGCTGGGCGATGCTGCGACGGCGCAGGTGCGCGAAGCGTTCTTTCGCCTGACCGATTTCAAGCCCGAGGATGCCGCCAACGTGCCAAGTGCGGAACTCGACCTAGGCGGCGGGCGGACACTGCATGTTCCCAAGAGCCTCAAGGGCGTGGCGGTGTTTAGCTTCAAGCGATTGTGCAGCGAGAACCGTGGCGCGTCCGATTACCTCGCGATCGCGCGCGCCTATCACACGGTGATTGTCGTCGGCATCCCGCAGATGGGCCCTGACATGCGCAATGAAGCGATCCGGTTCACCAAGCTGGTCGACGCGCTCTACGAACAGAAGGTCAAACTGTTCGCGACGGCCGAAGCCGAGCCCGAGAATCTCTACCAATCGGGCGATGGCAGTTTTGAATTCGAGCGCACGGTCAGTCGGCTGAAAGAAATGCAGAGCGCCGACTACATGGCCCTGGGTCATGGCGAGCAGGGTTGA
- a CDS encoding pirin family protein, which yields MIDIRPFASLGAADHGWLDARHHFSFASYHDPQRMGWGSIRVWNDDTIAAQTGFPPHPHRDMEIVTFVRTGAITHRDSLGNEGRTAAGDVQVMSAGTGITHSEYNLEDEETTLFQIWIIPDRQGEKPSWGQRQFPKASREGAFEILASGTPEADEALAIRTDAKVAAATLKAGQKAVWRSSEERHQYLVAPTGKIRVNGHDAEARDGIALTGEAEIIVEALEDSEVVLVDAR from the coding sequence ATGATCGATATCCGTCCTTTCGCCTCGCTCGGCGCCGCAGATCATGGCTGGCTCGATGCGCGACACCACTTCAGCTTTGCCAGCTATCACGACCCGCAACGCATGGGCTGGGGTTCGATCCGCGTCTGGAACGACGACACGATCGCTGCCCAGACCGGCTTCCCGCCCCATCCGCATCGCGACATGGAAATCGTCACCTTCGTTCGCACCGGCGCGATCACGCATCGCGACAGCCTGGGCAATGAAGGCCGCACCGCAGCCGGCGATGTCCAGGTGATGAGCGCCGGAACGGGCATCACGCATTCGGAATACAACCTCGAAGACGAGGAAACGACGCTGTTCCAGATCTGGATCATTCCCGATCGCCAGGGCGAGAAGCCCAGCTGGGGCCAACGCCAGTTTCCCAAGGCAAGCCGCGAGGGGGCGTTCGAGATCCTGGCCAGCGGCACGCCGGAAGCAGACGAAGCGCTGGCTATCCGTACCGACGCGAAGGTGGCTGCGGCGACGCTCAAGGCGGGTCAAAAGGCCGTGTGGCGATCTTCGGAAGAACGGCACCAGTATCTGGTCGCCCCCACCGGGAAGATTCGCGTGAATGGCCACGATGCCGAAGCGCGTGACGGGATCGCCCTGACGGGCGAAGCCGAGATTATTGTCGAAGCGCTGGAAGACAGCGAAGTGGTGCTCGTCGACGCTCGCTAG
- a CDS encoding crotonase/enoyl-CoA hydratase family protein, with translation MVDEDELFSESAVHAAIPDELFDLAELDVMYDDRTSALWTFMNPTARPSFTPSMLNDFEDWQRLIGSSFGPDKVPLRYLILGSRAPDVFCFGGDLDLFQRLIRERNRDALVEYGHRCCAILDRNIRTLEIPMLTVGLVQGAALGGGFEALLSFDYIVAERTATFGLPEIMFGLFPGMGAHALLSRKLGSAMADRIIVSNETYTAEQMYELGIVHHLAEPGDGVSACREFIKKSDRRHAGLVGSRRAMKHAWKLELAELNRITEMWADTALELREQDLKVMNRLVAAQARLADRMAAA, from the coding sequence TTGGTTGATGAAGACGAGCTCTTCTCGGAAAGCGCTGTGCATGCGGCAATTCCGGATGAATTGTTCGATCTGGCGGAACTCGACGTCATGTATGACGACCGAACGAGTGCGCTGTGGACCTTCATGAACCCGACGGCGAGGCCGAGCTTTACGCCGTCCATGCTCAACGATTTCGAGGATTGGCAACGGTTGATCGGTTCGAGCTTCGGCCCGGACAAGGTGCCGCTGCGTTACCTGATCCTGGGGAGCCGAGCGCCCGACGTATTCTGCTTTGGCGGCGACCTGGACCTTTTCCAGCGGCTGATCCGTGAACGCAATCGCGATGCGCTGGTCGAATACGGCCATCGTTGCTGCGCGATCCTCGATCGCAACATTCGCACACTCGAGATCCCGATGCTGACCGTCGGGCTGGTGCAGGGCGCTGCACTGGGTGGCGGTTTCGAAGCGCTGCTTTCGTTCGACTACATCGTCGCCGAGCGCACGGCGACCTTCGGCCTGCCCGAAATCATGTTCGGCCTGTTCCCCGGCATGGGTGCGCACGCGCTGCTGTCACGCAAGCTCGGCAGCGCCATGGCCGACCGCATCATCGTTTCCAACGAGACCTACACCGCCGAACAGATGTACGAGCTCGGCATCGTCCATCACCTTGCGGAACCCGGCGACGGTGTGAGTGCGTGCCGCGAGTTCATCAAGAAGTCGGATCGGCGCCACGCCGGTCTCGTCGGTTCGCGCCGCGCCATGAAACACGCGTGGAAGCTCGAACTCGCCGAACTCAATCGGATCACCGAGATGTGGGCGGACACCGCGCTGGAACTGCGCGAGCAGGATCTGAAGGTGATGAACCGGCTCGTCGCAGCCCAGGCGCGATTGGCTGACCGAATGGCGGCGGCCTGA
- a CDS encoding XrtA/PEP-CTERM system amidotransferase has product MCGIAGIFHAETPKPVDPRRVERMCDALVHRGPDGAGVWTGQGIGLGHRRLSIIDLAGSPQPMHSVDDRAVIVFNGEIYNYRELRRELEKGGVEFNTHGDTEVILAAWQRWGTDCLRHLDGMFAFAIWDKPKRQLFLARDRLGVKPLFLAPLSDGSLAFASELKGLLAHPLFKRRLDPLAIDDYLAWGYVPDSRSILRDVEKLPAGHYLLLEQGKPHPKPQMWWDVSFAERRKGAEADLSAELVHLLREAVQSRMVADVPLGAFLSGGVDSSSVVALMAEASREPVRTCSIGFDVEALDETSYAQQIAEKFNTDHRSRTVGQDDFSEIDRLAAMFDEPFADASALPTWRVCQLARENVTVALSGDGADEAFAGYRRQVFHRHEERARSILPQSLRGPLFGTLGNIWPKADWAPQPLRAKTTLLSLASDGNEGYARGLSVLNREQRHSIYGANAKNALGGYRAESALVSMMQAAPARSGLDRAQYADLKFWLPGDILTKVDRTSMAVSLEAREPLLDHRLIEFAATLPDNMRVRGKQGKFLLKKSMERYLPSDILYRSKQGFVTPIAAWFRGPLSGAARGIARSTALGQIDWFDSGALADLAEAHIAGRSDNSRLLWQLLMLEKSLERLQLAG; this is encoded by the coding sequence ATGTGCGGGATCGCCGGGATATTTCACGCCGAGACACCTAAGCCGGTCGATCCGCGACGGGTCGAACGGATGTGCGATGCCTTGGTCCATCGCGGCCCCGACGGTGCAGGCGTTTGGACGGGGCAGGGGATAGGGCTCGGCCACCGGCGCCTCTCGATCATCGATCTCGCAGGTTCTCCGCAGCCGATGCACTCGGTCGACGATCGGGCGGTGATCGTCTTCAATGGCGAGATCTACAACTATCGTGAATTGCGCCGCGAACTTGAAAAGGGCGGGGTCGAGTTCAACACTCACGGCGATACGGAGGTCATACTCGCTGCCTGGCAAAGGTGGGGAACCGATTGCCTGCGGCATCTGGATGGCATGTTCGCCTTCGCGATCTGGGATAAGCCGAAGCGGCAGTTATTCCTCGCTCGCGATCGATTGGGCGTGAAGCCGCTGTTCCTTGCTCCGCTGAGCGACGGCAGCCTGGCCTTCGCCTCAGAACTCAAGGGTCTGCTCGCCCACCCGCTGTTCAAGCGGCGGCTCGATCCGCTCGCAATCGACGATTATCTCGCGTGGGGCTACGTGCCAGACTCGCGCTCGATCCTGCGCGATGTCGAGAAACTGCCGGCCGGGCACTACCTGTTGCTTGAGCAGGGTAAGCCGCATCCAAAGCCGCAAATGTGGTGGGACGTGAGCTTCGCCGAACGTCGCAAGGGTGCCGAAGCCGACCTGTCCGCCGAGCTCGTTCACTTGCTCCGCGAGGCGGTGCAGAGCCGCATGGTGGCTGACGTGCCGCTGGGCGCCTTCCTGTCGGGCGGGGTCGATTCCTCGAGCGTGGTCGCCTTGATGGCGGAAGCGAGCCGCGAGCCGGTCCGCACCTGCTCGATTGGTTTCGACGTCGAGGCGCTGGACGAAACTTCATACGCTCAGCAAATCGCCGAGAAGTTCAACACCGACCATCGTAGCCGGACCGTCGGGCAAGACGATTTTTCGGAGATCGATCGCCTAGCAGCGATGTTCGACGAGCCCTTCGCAGACGCGTCGGCTTTGCCGACATGGCGAGTGTGCCAGCTGGCGCGCGAGAATGTGACTGTGGCGTTGTCGGGCGACGGAGCCGACGAGGCGTTTGCCGGCTATCGCCGCCAGGTCTTCCATCGCCACGAGGAGCGTGCGCGTTCGATCTTGCCACAGTCGCTGCGCGGACCGCTGTTCGGGACGCTGGGCAACATCTGGCCGAAGGCCGATTGGGCGCCGCAGCCGCTGCGTGCCAAGACGACCCTACTGTCGCTCGCCAGCGACGGGAACGAGGGATATGCGCGGGGCCTGTCGGTACTCAACCGGGAGCAGCGCCATTCGATTTACGGCGCAAATGCGAAGAATGCTCTCGGAGGGTATCGGGCGGAAAGCGCGCTCGTCAGCATGATGCAGGCGGCGCCTGCGCGGAGTGGCCTCGACCGCGCGCAATATGCCGACCTGAAGTTTTGGCTGCCCGGAGATATTCTCACCAAGGTCGACCGGACCAGCATGGCGGTGAGCCTCGAAGCGCGCGAACCCCTGCTCGATCATCGCCTGATCGAGTTCGCTGCCACCTTGCCCGACAATATGCGGGTGCGGGGCAAACAGGGGAAATTCCTGCTCAAGAAGAGCATGGAGCGGTATCTGCCGTCGGACATTCTCTATCGGTCGAAGCAAGGCTTCGTGACGCCGATCGCGGCCTGGTTCCGCGGCCCACTGTCAGGGGCTGCGCGTGGGATCGCTCGCAGTACCGCCCTTGGTCAGATCGATTGGTTCGACAGCGGCGCCCTGGCGGATCTGGCCGAAGCACATATCGCAGGGCGCTCAGACAACTCGCGGCTCTTGTGGCAATTGCTGATGCTCGAAAAGTCGCTTGAGAGGCTGCAACTCGCCGGCTGA
- the xrtA gene encoding exosortase A produces MQLERIPQFWREQGLAAHLPESWKLPLARLAFVTLAVIGVTAREWGEMLHQWWNIDTYNHILFVPLIVGWLVALRRPVLSKIVPTMWAPGLVLVIGGLSLWLVGRTTGINLLAHAGAVAALPAIAVTLLGARVGTALLLPLAMTGFLVPFGDEIIPPLQMITADIAIALTHWSGIPATIDGIHIDTPVGLFIVAEACSGVKFLVAMVTLGVLVCFTAFESWKRRAIFMLACIVVPILANGIRAWGTIYIAQSQGVEFAAGFDHIFYGWIFFAIVVAMVLGGAWRYFEREPEDAGLSLSEIESNVMIERLSAQQLNPAAVLAGLAAILASFLIAAIYASSRLL; encoded by the coding sequence ATGCAGCTTGAGCGCATTCCCCAGTTTTGGCGTGAACAAGGGCTCGCGGCGCATTTGCCTGAAAGCTGGAAGCTGCCGCTGGCCCGGCTGGCCTTCGTAACGCTTGCGGTGATCGGTGTCACTGCACGAGAATGGGGCGAAATGCTCCATCAGTGGTGGAACATCGATACCTACAACCACATCCTCTTCGTGCCGCTCATTGTCGGCTGGTTGGTCGCGTTGCGGCGCCCGGTGCTTTCGAAAATCGTCCCGACCATGTGGGCTCCAGGGCTCGTCCTGGTGATTGGGGGGCTGTCATTATGGCTGGTTGGCAGGACAACCGGCATCAACTTGCTCGCTCACGCTGGGGCGGTTGCCGCGCTGCCGGCAATCGCCGTGACGCTGCTTGGCGCGCGGGTCGGTACAGCGCTGCTTCTTCCCCTGGCCATGACGGGATTCCTTGTGCCCTTCGGCGATGAAATCATCCCGCCGCTGCAAATGATCACCGCCGACATAGCCATCGCGCTGACCCATTGGAGCGGTATTCCGGCGACCATCGACGGGATTCATATCGATACGCCGGTCGGGCTGTTCATTGTCGCCGAAGCGTGTTCAGGCGTGAAATTCCTTGTCGCGATGGTGACGCTCGGCGTGCTGGTATGTTTCACTGCTTTCGAAAGCTGGAAACGCCGAGCCATCTTCATGCTCGCGTGTATCGTCGTTCCGATCCTTGCCAACGGGATCCGGGCCTGGGGCACAATCTATATTGCGCAGAGCCAGGGCGTTGAATTCGCCGCTGGTTTTGACCACATTTTCTATGGCTGGATCTTCTTTGCGATCGTTGTGGCGATGGTGCTCGGCGGCGCATGGAGATATTTCGAGCGTGAACCGGAGGACGCAGGTCTTTCGCTGTCGGAAATCGAGAGCAACGTCATGATCGAACGTCTGTCTGCGCAGCAGCTCAATCCCGCCGCAGTCCTGGCAGGGCTTGCCGCAATTCTCGCAAGCTTCCTGATCGCTGCGATTTACGCCTCATCCCGGCTGCTGTAG
- a CDS encoding TIGR03087 family PEP-CTERM/XrtA system glycosyltransferase — translation MSGILFLAHRIPFPPDRGDKIRAHHILKHLAKLAPVHVGCFAETEKDFAGEAELARLSVSHCLVKRSKPLVLAGAEAVLSGKPVSLTAFYSPKLEQWVKRTIAEQAIDTIFVFSGQMGQYIPDGFAGRVIVDLCDVDSAKFEDYAAAGDRVWINRREGRLLAIEEERLAQRCDATVLISDNEAQLFRSRLLAPHSASIHAIGNGIDAGFFNAEAVLPNCDISEQPGPHFIFTGQMDYRPNELAAIWSIEHFLPAIRERYPPAEFHVVGRNPTDALLKHKDVPGLTVWGEVVDVRPFLVAADMAIIPLTIARGVQNKVLEAMSMELPVMLTAEAATGITATDGEHWLIEAADPTAMVARFDALWAEQNAFRSMGRAARHFVFDRHAWDAVLAPLDKLVSGPGRARHAA, via the coding sequence AAGCTCGCACCGGTTCATGTCGGCTGCTTCGCCGAGACCGAGAAGGATTTTGCGGGCGAGGCCGAGCTGGCAAGATTGTCCGTGAGCCACTGCCTCGTCAAACGATCCAAGCCACTGGTGCTGGCGGGGGCGGAAGCCGTTCTTTCCGGCAAGCCAGTCAGCCTCACGGCCTTCTACAGCCCCAAGCTCGAACAATGGGTCAAACGCACGATCGCCGAACAGGCAATCGACACGATCTTCGTATTCTCGGGGCAGATGGGCCAGTATATTCCCGATGGCTTCGCAGGACGCGTCATCGTCGACCTTTGCGACGTCGATTCCGCCAAGTTCGAAGACTATGCCGCAGCGGGTGATCGGGTCTGGATCAACCGGCGCGAGGGTCGTCTGCTCGCTATCGAGGAAGAGCGGCTTGCCCAACGTTGCGACGCGACCGTGCTGATCAGCGACAACGAGGCCCAGCTCTTCCGCTCGCGGCTCTTGGCCCCGCACAGCGCTTCGATCCACGCCATCGGCAACGGCATCGACGCGGGGTTTTTCAATGCCGAGGCAGTTCTGCCCAATTGCGACATCAGCGAGCAGCCGGGCCCGCATTTCATCTTCACCGGCCAGATGGACTACCGCCCAAACGAACTTGCGGCGATTTGGTCGATCGAGCATTTCCTGCCTGCGATACGCGAGCGTTATCCGCCAGCGGAATTTCACGTGGTGGGTCGCAATCCAACCGACGCGCTGCTCAAGCATAAGGATGTTCCCGGTCTCACGGTATGGGGAGAGGTCGTCGACGTTCGTCCGTTCCTGGTCGCCGCAGATATGGCCATCATCCCGCTTACCATTGCCCGCGGCGTCCAGAACAAGGTCCTCGAGGCAATGTCGATGGAGCTTCCGGTTATGCTGACTGCCGAGGCCGCGACCGGAATTACCGCGACCGATGGCGAACACTGGCTGATAGAAGCAGCCGATCCAACCGCGATGGTTGCACGCTTCGATGCGCTTTGGGCTGAACAGAACGCGTTCAGGTCTATGGGCCGTGCCGCGCGCCATTTCGTGTTTGATCGCCATGCCTGGGATGCGGTGCTTGCACCGCTCGACAAGCTCGTCAGCGGGCCGGGGAGAGCGCGCCATGCAGCTTGA